A segment of the Pristiophorus japonicus isolate sPriJap1 chromosome 1, sPriJap1.hap1, whole genome shotgun sequence genome:
TCTATCGCCCGAGTTCACGGAGGGCTGGAGAAGCAGGCAACAGTGGGTGAAAGGGGATGGGAGGCCTGACTTTGAACACTTGCTGAAGAATTTTGGTTAGTGGCATTTTATCTTGGCTATGTGTTTggtgaagggggaagagagggaccgCAGTCCTGGGCTATTAAAACATCACCTTGGAGACAGCGAGTGTGGGTGGCGGGGCAGAAGAGGATTGGGCTCAGCTTGTGGGATCTGCCATGCTTGCATAGCTTGGCCAACACTCGCTATCCAGGCTCAGTGGTAGAAAAATCCACTTGGACAAGCTACCATTAGGGCTGCAAtcactccaggattgccctggaaccTTCACGAATTAAAGAATAATCTCCAAGCTACTGCTGTGAGCAACCAAGGAGAAAACCAAGAGGAGCAATAAAAAATTTCAATGAATACTTTAGTTATCAGTAATAAAAATATCTGAGAGGGGAAAATGGCTGTTTGATGGTCAAAAATGATCCAGTCAAACAATGAAGAGTCCATTAGTTTTCTGATTGGCCGTGGGATGGCGGGGTGGTGCAAGTATGggcaaccaatggcaggagtgtgggggtggggcagttgATCATGTGATGACATGTCCAGGACTATGTCCAACCAAAGTTGGCTACCATTGGGTTGCCACCACTGCATGTGGAACGTTGCTCCAGCATGAGTTAGCACCtttaagagagagaaagaagggacttgcatttatatagtgcctttgatgatcacagaatgtcccaaagtgttttacaaccaatgaagcacttttgaaaagTAGTCATTTGTGTAATGTATGCAATTTGTGCATAGCatatcccacaaaccgcaatgtgctgATGACCAGATGtgacctgatctgctgagtatttccagcattttcagttatttcagatttccagcatctgagcattttgttttttgtttgttttagtgatgttggttgaggtgcaGATACCAGGGAGAgctctcttgctcttctttgaaatagtgtcatgatcCAGATTGCATCCACCTGAAagtgtttaatgtctcacctgaaagacggcacctccgacaatacaacacttcctcagtactatactggaatatcagcctagattttatgctcaaggctctggagtgggatttgaacccacagccttctaatTTAGAGGAGAGAATGCTATagactgagccagagctgacacttAAATGTCATCAAAGAACGTTAGGAGATAAAGTTGGAGTGGCACAAAAACGGCAAATCTTTTTCAATTTTAATCTCTCCTCGATGTTGCACATTATTTCCATTGCTGGAAGGTCTGACAGCTGACTAGCAATCTCGGTTTTACCACTGCCACTATGAAAGCCAGCTGCTATATTGTGGGTAAGAGTGCACAGGTACTCAGCCTGCTTAGTATTTACTTCTTTTCTGTCAGTGGTGAGTGACTGAACTCTACTGTGCCTCTCCCCTTGACCGCAGAGGGCCGAGATGAAGAACTCACAGTGTGGGAGTTCTTGTGCATTACAACAGCAGCTACACTTcagaattggctgtaaaacgctttgggatgccttgaggtcatgaaaagcactatacaaATGAACTCTTTTTATTTATTTAAAGCTCCGACCAGACTACAAACACAGGCTATTGACCGTGGGCAGTACCGCGTAGGCTGCCCTGGAAGCATGCTAATCAGATTCCTTATCAGCATgtcattccctgccccagaagtcaGGCAAGCAAGCAATCGGTTTTCAGAGCTTTAATGCACAATAACTGCAAGTGCTAGGAGTTGGAGTAAGACCTGACTTTTACCACACACCTGTGTGGCAGCAAGACACTGAGCCATCCTCAGCATCTTGCTACGTGGAGTGAGTAACAGCTGTCTTTGATAGTGGGACTGTTTCTCTCTGGACCATTCCATTATTTCAGTTGTGTGGCTGTGTAAGATGGACATTAAGTTACTCGTTAAGGGATGCACTTCTGAGGTCTGGTCATTGATTGTCATTAGACAATTCCAGGCGCATTTCTCCTGTACAGGTCCAAACTTTAAACCGTGCTATTTTACACTCACTTCTTAAATTACGCTCTTTGTCACTGTGCATTTCTTGTAACTCTGCCTTATTGCATTATTTATATTGTTTCCTTTTGCTTTACAGGAAATTCCATTGTCCCTGTGGCCAATTGCGATGTGAAGGAATACAATGCAAATCCAAAGCACAACATCCCTTTAAGGGACTACCTCAGTTACTGGAAAGAGCAGAGGGAGAGTGGCTATTCATCTCCACAGGGCTGCTTGTATATGAAAGACTGGCACATGCACAGGTTAGAGCAGAGCAGAGCAGAACATTATTCCCCAttatcttttgtttcaaacaaacATCACTTTTTTGAGGCCTACAATAACCTGTGGTTCGGCAATGCAGCGAGTTAGCTTAAAATCCAGCTCAGAACGATAGGATGAAAGTCTCTCCTAGCTTCTGGCTGTAAGGGACCTAAATTAAATGACTGGATAGTCTCAACCTGGTCCTTATGGATGAGGCTCCACAGCACAATAATACCCCTTTTTGCCTACACAGGAATGGTAACTGCACTTGAGTAATTCATTGTACGTAAAAGACTTATGGCAGTTTCTGAGACATGTGTTAagacactatataattgcaaggtgGTGTTTGGAACTGAACTGGCAATCTTACTCAGAGGTCACGAGGATGATTCGTGTGGGAAATTGAAAAGCTATGCTGATGCAATAAAGGATTGAGGCAGAATAGAGGGATCTTTACTTTGCATCTAATGTGCGCTGTACCTCGCCTCAGTGCTTAATCATGCAGTATAAAGGAGGTTTTCCCTAACGTGTTTGCTTTCTGACTCAGAAGTACATGATGCTGCTGAGGTGAAAAATAATGGAGAgatgttggaggtaatatattagcatggatagaggattggctaactaactgaaaacagagagtcgggataaatgggtcattttccggttggcaaacagtgactagtggggtgccgtagggaacaaagaaatggcagaccaattgaacaaatactttggttctgtcttcacgaaggaagacacaaataaccttccggaaatactaggggaccgagggtcaagcgagaaggaggaactgaaggaaatccttattagtcaggaaattgtataagaaattgatgggattgaaggccgataaaccccagggcctgatcgtctgcatcccagagtacttaaggaagtagccttagaaatagtgaatgtattggtgatcattttccaacagtctatcgaatctggatcagttcctatggactggagggtagctaatgtgacaccactttttaaaaagggagagagagagaaaacggataattataggccggttagcctgacatcagcagtgggaaaaatgttggaatcagttattaaggatgaaatagcagcacatttggaaagcagtgacaggatcggtccaagtcagcatggatttatgaaaggaaaatcatgctcgacaaatcttctagaattttttgaggatgtaactagtagagtggacaagggagaaccagtggatgtggtgtatttggactttcaaaaggcttttgacaaggtcccacataagagattggtgtgcaaaattaaagcacatggtattgggggtaatgtattgacgtggatcgagaactgattgacagacaggaagcagagagtcgggataaatgggtccttttcagaatggcaggcagtgattagtggggtgccgcagggctcagtgctgggaccacagctatttacaatatacattaatgatttagatgaaggaattgagagtaatatctccaagtttgcagattacactaagctgggtggtggtgtgagctgtgaggaggatgctaagaggctgcagggtgacttggacaggttagatgagtgggcaaatgcatggcagatgcagtataatgtggaaaaaatgtgaggttatccactttagtggcaaaaacaagaaggcagaatattatctgaatggtggcagattaggaaaaggagagatgcaacgagacctgggtgtcatggtacatcagtcattgaaggttggcatacaggtacagcaggcggtgaagaaggcaaatagcatgttagccttcatagctaggggatttgagtacaggagcaaggaggttttgctgcagctgtacagggctttggtgaggcctcacctggaatattgtgttcagttttggtctcctaatctgaggaaagacgttcttgccattgagggagtgcagcgaaggttcaccagactgattcccgggatggcaggactgacatatgaggagagactggatcaactggacctgtattcactggagtttagaagaatgagaggggatctcatagaaacatataaaattctgacaggactgaacaggttagatgcaggaagaatgttcccgatgttgggggagcccagaaccaggggtcactgactaaggataagggataagccatttaggactgagatgagaaacttcttcactcagagagttgttaacatgtggaattctcttccgcagagagttgttgatgccagttcgttagatatattcaagagggagttggatatggcccttacactcaagggatatggagagaaagcaggaaaggggtactgaggtgaatgatcagccatgatcttattgaatggtggtgcaggctcgaagggccgaatggcctacacctgcacctatttttctatgtttctatgtcctcaactatttacaatctatattaatgacttggatgaagggaccgagtgtaaggtagccaagtttactgatgatacaaagatgggtgggaaagcaaattatgaggagggcacaaaaaatctgcaaagggatataaacaggctaaatgagtgggcaaaaatttggcagatggagtataatgtgggaaaatgtgaggttgtccactttggcagaaataatagaaaagcaaattataatttaaatggggaaaaattgcaaagtactgcagtacagggaatccttgtgcatgaaacacaaaaagttaatatgcaggtacagcaagtaatcaggaaggcaaatggaatgttggcctttattgcaagggggatagagtataaaagcagagaagccctgctacaactgtacagggtattggtgaggccacacctggagtactgcgtacaattttgatctctatttaaggaaggatagacttgcattggaggctgttcagagaaggtttactgggttgattccggagatgagggggttgacttatgaagataggttgagtaggttgggcctctacaaattggagttcagaagaatgggaggtgatcttattgaaacatataagataatgaggaggctcaacaaagtgaatgcagagagtatgggcccaagtttccgccctctgtaaaaacggtgcacctccatAAGGGGTgctgactttctggaataaaaagggcggcgaaaacttaccttgtgattctccgggcgTATTCGGCCTCggagtggcgcagcacaaggggctgggggcagagccaggtcccagcaatgaaaacagcgccgggacctctgcacatacgcgctagagtgtgcgcgcatgtgtagtagctcctcgtagcccgaatctctgcgacgctgcatgggaggggcccaaagcacgccgcccctagccctggccgaatggcctccccgggcattgaagatcgggactcgggcttccttCCCATTCAGCTTTCTTCCccgcccctcccgttcagcccctccCCCATTCAGCCTACCcccccctcctgttcagcctcGCCCCCCCGCCTTGTTcagcccccccatccccctcccattcagcccttccctctcccccctccctctctctcccacccctcccctctctccccccctccctctgttccccccccctctctctctctcccccctccctctctcaccccctccccctccctctctcaccccctccccctccttctctctctcccccatccctctctctctccccctccctctctctctccccttccctctctcccccctccctctctcccccctccctctctctcccccctccctctctctctcccccccctccctctctctctccccccctccccctctctctcctcccctccctctctccccccttcctctctctctcccccactccctctctctcgccccccctccctctctctctccccccctccctctctctctctcttccccctccctctctctcctccctccctctctcactccccccctccctatctctctcccccctccctatctctctcccccctccctatctctctcccccctccctatctctctccccctccctatctctctcccccctccctatctctttcccccctccctatctctctctcccccctccctctctctctcccccctccctctctctctccccccctccctctctctctcccccctccctctctctctccccccctccctctctctcttacactgtacattaatgatttagatgaggggattaaatgtagtatctccaaatttgcggatgacactaagttgggtggcagtgtgagctgcgaggaggatgctgtgaggctatagagcgacttggataggttaggtgagtgggcaaatgcatggcagatgaagtataatgtggataaatgtgaggttatccactttggtggtaaaaacagagagagactattatctgaatggtgacagattaggaaaaggggaggtgcaaagagacctgggtgtcatggtacatcagtcattgaaggttggcatgcaggtgcagcaggcggttaagaaagcaaatggcatgttggccttcatagcaaggggatttgagtacaggggcagggaggtgttgctacagttgtacagggcattggtggggccacacctggagtattgtgtacagttttggtctcctaacctgaggaaggacattcttgctattgagggagtgcagcgaaggttcaccagactgattcccgggatggcggactgacttatcaagaaagactggatcaactgggcttgtattcactggagttcagaagaatgagaggggacctcatagaaacatttaaaattctgacggggttagacaggttagatgcaggaagaatgttcccaatgttggggaagtccagaaccagaggtcacagtctaaggataaggggtaagccatttaggaccgagatgcggaggaacttcttcacccagagagtggtgaacctgtggaattctctaccacagaaagttgttgaggccaattcactaaatatattcaaaaaggagttagatgaggtccttactactagggggatcaaggggtatggcgagaaagcaggaatggggtactgaagttgaatgttcagccatgaactcattgaatggcggtgcaggctaaaagggccgaatggcctactcctgcacctattttctatgtgtccccccccccctctctctctctctcccccccctccctctctctctctccccccctccctctctctctctccccccctccctctctctctctccccccccctcccactctctctctaccctccctcccactctctctcccccccccgcccctctctctctccccctgccctcccctctctctcccccccctctctctccccccctccctctctcccctccctccgtccctccctcccctccctctctctctccctccctcactcctcccctctctcccctccctccctctctcccccccctccctccctctctcccccccctccctctctcccccccctccctccctctctccccccctccctccctccctctctccccccccctccctccctccctctctctcccccctccctccctctctctcccccctccatccctctctttcccccctccatccctctctctcccccctcctccctctctctccccctccctccctctctccccccctccctccctctctctcccccctccctccctctctctcccccctcccctctctctccccccctctctctctccccctccctctctctctccccccctctctctctccccccccctccctctctcctccccccctccctctctctctcccccccctccgtctctctctccccccctccactctctctccctctctctctccccccctccctctctctctcccccctccctccctctctccctccactccctctctcctaccccccctccctctctcctccccccctccctctctccctcccccccctccctctctcctcctctctctcctcccccctccctctctctctcccccctccctctctctctccccccctccctcttctctctccccccctccctttctctctcccccctccccctccctctctcccccccctccccctccctctctccctccctctctctcccccctccctccctccctctctctccccccctccctccctttctctccccccctccctcctctctctccccccctccctccctctctctcccccccttctctctctctctctctccccccccccctccctctctctcccccccctccctctctctctctcccccccctctctctctacccccgccccgccccctctctctctccccccgccctgccccctctctctctcccctcgccccgccccctccctcctctctcccccatccctctctcttccccccctctctctctcctccctctctctctcccccccactccctccctccctctctccccccccttcctccctccctctctcccctcccttcctccctccctctctccccccctccctccctccctccctctctccgccccctccctctctccccccctcactccctctccctccctctcgccgccccctccctctctcccccctccctccctctctccctccccttcctccctctctccccccctccctctctccctccctctctccctccccccctccctccctccctctctcccccccctccctccctccctccctctctccccccctccctccctccctctccccccccctccctccctctctcccccccccctctctccccccccctccctccctccctctctcccccccctccctccctctctcccccccccctccctctctcccccccctccctctctccccccccctccctccctctctccccccctccctccctctctcccccccctccctccctctctcccccctccctccctctctccccccctccctccctctctcccccccctccctccctctctcccccccctccctccctctctccccccctccctccctctctctcccccctccctccctctctctcccccctccctcctctctctctcccccctccctccctctctatcccccctccctccctctctctccccctccctccctctctctcccccccctccatccctctctctcccctctcccccctccctccctctctctcccccctccctccctcccccctcctccctctctctccccctccctctctctccccctccctccctctccccctccctccctctcccccctccctccctctctctctctcccccctccctccctctctctcccccctccctccctctctctctctctccccccctccctgcctctctctcccccctccctccctctctctccccccccccaccctctctctcccccctccctccctctctctctcccccctccctccctccctctctctccacctccctccctctctctccccctccctccctctctctccccctccctccctctctctcccccctcccttctctctcccccccctccctccctctctccccccctccctccctctctcccccccctccctctctcccccccctccctccctctctcccccccctccctccctctctcccccccaccctccctctctcccccctccctccctctctcccggctccctccctctctcccccctccctccctctctcccccctccctccctctctcccctctccctccctctctccctccctctctcccccctccctccctctctcccccctccctccctcgcccctctcttgccccctccctccctctctcccccctccctccctccctctctcccccctccctccctccctccctctctcccccctccctccctctctcctccctctctccctccttcctctcctcccctcgttcctctcctcccctccttcctctcctcccctccttcctctctccctcctccctttctctccctcctccctttctctccctcctccctttctctccctcctccctctctctccctcctccctctctctccctcccccatccctctctctccctcctcgctctcttccctccgtcccccctcccacctctctgcccccctccgACCTCTctgcccacctcccctccccctctctgctctcctcccctccccctctctgcccccctcccctcccctccactccccctctctgcccccttcctgctctcttccccccccctctctccccccctctcttcccccccctccctctcttcctccctctcttccccccctccctctcttccccccctctctcttcccccccctccctctctNNNNNNNNNNNNNNNNNNNNNNNNNNNNNNNNNNNNNNNNNNNNNNNNNNNNNNNNNNNNNNNNNNNNNNNNNNNNNNNNNNNNNNNNNNNNNNNNNNNNNNNNNNNNNNNNNNNNNNNNNNNNNNNNNNNNNNNNNNNNNNNNNNNNNNNNNNNNNNNNNNNNNNNNNNNNNNNNNNNNNNNNNNNNNNNNNNNNNNNNcattctttctgcatctaacctgtctaaacccgtcagaattttaaacgtttctatgaggtcccctctcattcttctgaactccagtgaatacaagcccaattgatccaatctttcttgataggtcagtcccgccatcccgggaatcagtctggtgaaccttcgctgcactccctcaatagcaagaatgtccttcctcaagttaggagaccaaaactgaaatggttaagctgcaagccaacgacgacgagaatgggattcgatcccatgcgtgcagagcacaatggattagcagtccatcgccttaacctctcggccacaggCTATACTGAGCGTGGTCGATGTTGATGAACGAAAATGTTacattcccctggcactgacattgTGTTATGAGTAAAATAGCCTATCAAAATGATACCCTCTGGTGAGCTATGTCTGTGTTCTGTTCCTATTTGCTGCAGCTCCTCTTGAAAGCGTGCACTGGAATCAACTACTGTGAATTCTACACCTTTCTGAAAATAATTGCTAAAAATAGGATGGCAGTACTAGAGGCTACTTCAGGAGACTCCGCACCTCTCAGCAGCGTATTTCCCGCGGAACTGTCTGCACTCGGACCGTGCCACTCGGTGTTTGATTTACATCGGACTGAAGATGTGCTGACTTCAATACTCGCCAATGAGGACTTCAGTAGACTAGACACAGACTTGTATCCTTGTCCAGAGAACCTGCTGCATGAAATTAAAGAGGTGACGGAT
Coding sequences within it:
- the jmjd4 gene encoding 2-oxoglutarate and iron-dependent oxygenase JMJD4; translated protein: MNEATLKTSLAFFQSDRPSYEQFHKGRKLEYLQNADLSYSEFFRDFLLPNYPCILSPEFTEGWRSRQQWVKGDGRPDFEHLLKNFGNSIVPVANCDVKEYNANPKHNIPLRDYLSYWKEQRESGYSSPQGCLYMKDWHMHRLEQSRAEHYSPLSFVSNKHHFFEAYNNLWFGNAATMSVFCSYLLQLLLKACTGINYCEFYTFLKIIAKNRMAVLEATSGDSAPLSSVFPAELSALGPCHSVFDLHRTEDVLTSILANEDFSRLDTDLYPCPENLLHEIKEVTDAALS